The DNA segment ATGCGTCCATCGGCAAAAGTGTCCAGTTTTTCTTTCGGGATATTTCGCGCTTCCGACACGACTGTTTTAAACTGATTATGAATTTCTGTCATCAACTGTTCCAACAAAGTTTGCGCTTCCGGTGAAAGAGCGTGGGTAAAAGAACCCATGTCTTTAAGCTTTCCGCTCTTGATTGTTTCATACTTAATTTTGGCAAAACGAAGGAGCTCTTCCAGATTGACATGATCCATGCGCACACCAATTGAACCCGTAATAGTGCCCGGATCGGCGAAAATTTTGTTGGCCCCCATCGCCAAATAAAGTCCACCGGATGCGGCGATAGTCCCCATGGAAACAACAACGGGCTTTGTTAAAGCAATTCTTTTAATATTGGAATAAATCTCTTGAGAAGCCGCAACAGTTCCACCGGGCGAATTAACACGCACCAGAATTCCCTTGATGTGGTCGTTCTTGCGAAAATTGTCGAGTTGC comes from the Deltaproteobacteria bacterium genome and includes:
- the sppA gene encoding signal peptide peptidase SppA — translated: MKKWSKRIGFFFLVLLALVGLKKIFSTPGAFGKALGVVEVNGAIWVSDDWVEQLDNFRKNDHIKGILVRVNSPGGTVAASQEIYSNIKRIALTKPVVVSMGTIAASGGLYLAMGANKIFADPGTITGSIGVRMDHVNLEELLRFAKIKYETIKSGKLKDMGSFTHALSPEAQTLLEQLMTEIHNQFKTVVSEARNIPKEKLDTFADGRILSGATAKELGLIDELGDFRDAVSALAKMAKIEGEPELVYADKSAAWWVRGFMGTTKIFLSGPQFCYLYP